The DNA region CTTTGGTAacaatattcacatttttattgaaaGGTATATAGATGTGCTCACCGCTGATACCTTCATTGGAAAAGGATTAGTTGCAAAGTATAAAGATCTGTACTTGACTTTTTAATCAAGATTATTGCCATAAGATTACTTATTTCCAGGTTTCTGCAGGTATGGAACTTTTTTCCCACTGGATCAGAAGTGTATCCAGTTGataatatttaaacaaacaaaagagaatagtcaTGTTGTCTTAGTCTTAAGGGTTTCTGAATTTTGTCCTTGGAGTAGATCAGGATCTTCCCAAGGTCTCGGACCTCGGATATTCTTCCAGTCTTCAAAAGTAGAGTCCTTTATTTTCTATAGAATCACAAAAGTTAAAAAGTACACATATTAGTGCAGGAGCCCTGCAGGTTTGATTAGGACATCACTGattaatgaacaaatgaatagaaAGAATTCAACAGGCACTTAATTAAATTGCTAACAAATAATCAACTGcaaaaataataactgaaaaagCAAGCATAATAACTGAAAAACTGCCATGTTTCTTAGGATTTGTAGCTTTTTTGATAGGCATTGATGTTAGTGcctatcaaaaaataataataaaataataataaaactactaATACAGAAAGAGTGTAcacaccttatttatttttaagagcacAAAGGGAGGAAACTGGAAAAACAAGTGTAAATCTGAATGCTGATCTAACATAAAAGACTAAAAGGGTTAGCATGGGTGATggttaaaaagagagaagaacaCAGGTAGAGACCCTAAAATATTgtataaggaagaaaagaaatcaagatgATTTATTTGAGCCTGGGCTTAAGAATGAAAAGACTGTTCCCATAGTTAccaaaaacaaaagttttttGAGCAATCAAAACTGTTCCAACAACAGTTTGGGGCATCCTATCTTTGTTTAGTATTAAGTGTCTCTCAAACATAGAAATGAAGGTAGGATAAAAGGGAAGATCAGAAACATTTCCTCCCTCCTCTAGTAACTACCACTCTGACAGTTATTTTTACATAACTGCTAACTTTGATCATTCTGGAATAAGtgagcaagataaaaaaaaacaggttgaGAGAATACAGAATAACTTATATCCAAAGATGGGGAAAACGGGATAAGTCTATCTTGACATTTGGATTCTAAGCATTACATTTTCACTAACTATCTGCATAATTTTTAGCAAGTAATTTAAACCTTTTGGgaattaatttcttataaaagtaATAATGAAAAGGTAGAACCAAATGTTCTATGTggagtctttattttaaaaattttatgacttttaaaagGACTAGAAGGAATATCTACTCCAAAACAAGCACTTCATAGCATCGCTACTGGCACAGTACTAGTAGATATTCAAGTATTGAGTTACAGTTTTGGGCCAAAAAACAGCGAATGAGTGAATGAaaacattgcttttttaaaatcaggagtCTATATGCTCTAAAGATATGAAAAGATTTTCTAAAGTAATGGCCAGTATCCATTTAACTTAAGATATATATGCATAAGACAATTTCAAATCATTCTTAAATAAGAGGCAATGTCGGCAGAACAAATCCACCTAAGAGTGTCCAGTCTTTAAAGATCTTTGGAAGAAAAAGTTTCTTAGAAATTCTGCAAAACATGCAAAGTGGATGAACCACAGGTTGCATACATGCGCTGGGCAAGATCACTCAAGACTTACCATTTTATATCCAACTGCCACAGTAGTGAGTGTGGAACAGACTCAAGAAATGCCAAGAAAAAGTAGTGTTAGGAATACTGAATTTTGAGCTCTGCCTGAATGGAGATGTCTTCTTATTATCTTGCTGCTACCTTGACATACAGGTAAGACATCTAAAAAGTTGTCTTTTAGGagtaagcatttttcaaaattcattttaggTTCactccaaaaaatttaaaaccgaACCCTGACAAGAGCCTCTGGGGAGACTGCAGAATAAGTCCCAAATCAAGTTACAGGGGCATAGGAAACAGTAGTCTTTCCAAGATTCTCCCTTACAAAGCACAAATCAAATTCGAAGTGATCAGCCAATTATTAAACTGTCtggtaaaatgaaaaacataagaaGTTTCTTCAGTATAGTATTCATCACATATACCTCTCAACTAAATAGGACCAGATATACAAACAGGAAAGTGTGATCtagtaaaaaatgaacaaattaaaacaaaaaattgaacCAAGTAAGACGAAAAACACACTCCCTTACCATATTCCATGACATAATGTGCCATTAAACTTTTTGACTGTGCTGATCACTTAGGTGGAAAAATGACACCCTGTTATAAGCCTAATTAACCCTATTATGTATGTTGAGCATCTCttcatatgtttaaaaatatgtatttcctttCCTCTGAACTCCTTACATGCTTTGCCCATGTTTCTACTGACCAATTGAGTTGTTGAACTTTTACACATTGATGTAGATGCTttccatatttaaataaattacttagccataagataaaaacatttttagaatttcttattTAACTTGGGACTTTATGTACAACATTTTGTTAGGCTGAATTTTTAtgacttaaaaacacaaaaaagaaaatctgcaattttttccttcctaaaacctttcatattttgtttattttaaaatttgtaaccTCTGTGGAATTTGTTTGTAGAGTATGAAATATGAATCCACCTTTATATTCTTTTCAAACTGTTACATAAAGAGCATCCCTAAGCCCAAAATATGGAATCTAAAATGAACCAGAATCAGAAACTTTTGGGGCACTGATATGATGCTTAAAACTTTCAGATTTGTGGCTGGGGTATATCTCAGCATGTGTTGAGGTAGTCGGCTTGATTTccagcacagaaaaaagaaagggatagAGGaatgggagggaagaaggagagttctgagggccattgtcaagtaggaatgacgcacatcgaaatttccttgccaagcgtaccccatgctgcttagaggacattcgatgggacaatgcatgcatgctttaataaggtgaccttgctcaaggaccaaggcggatcagggtttagagctgatcaggtttgaggaagtaaccggcttgccagtttaagacaatgggttttagggaagttggagattgaagattattgctgggattagggtgttcctgctgcttgttcccattgagttctcatgagattaaaatgggatttggagatagcctccaggagtaggtgaattgtgcgggcagaacgggattgcccctggacctgtgtggaggtggtgtgagagtgggaataaagaattgctgtttgaacctacaaaggtgtgtggtggctcgtgattctggtgccaagccgagaccttggcaggaGAGTCTGGGTGGGAAGAAGAAAActaattcatattttgagttttcaGATTAGAGATGCTCAATCAGGAGTCTATctgaaaaattccaaaatctgaaacacttctggtcccaagtagTTTATCaaataccagatttcaaaataaatatttttttcctgtattagTAATTTAAGTTTATCTTAAGGCAGACAGTTTCAAAACATAGAGTATTAACATAGTGTACCTCATACTCTGACTCTAAAGatactttattcattttcagttttttttccaattcaggATCAatctggagaaaagaaagaagaacaataAGTTACCTAAATTTGTTATAGTCTATTTCCACTTTTAAAAGTTACAGAAGGGATGACTGGGATAATACAGCCAACTTAAAACACACGGCAAAACCtcaaccatccatccattccaGTCACAAAATGATATTAATGCAGTACTACCATCACCACTACAACTAACAATTGCTGATATCTATTGAGCATTGTTATGTGCATGGCATTTTGAAATgtactatctcatttaatcctcataaaacCTATAAGTATTATCTATATCTCTTTAATTATATGTAAGGAAAATAGGACACAGGGAATTGGAATAACTGGTCAAAAATGCAGGCTTAGCAGAGAATATTGGCCCTTTGCCTTGAGAGGTCACACTATTAACCACCAACCTAAATTACGttacacaaaaataatattaaaaatgttagtaAATATATTACTGcacttgaaaacaaaaataacacctTCCGCagaccagaaagaaagagatagctataaaaatattaagattccATAATGGTACACAGGAGCTGATGCTATGTTACTTGTATGTGGAAAAGTTTCTAAAAGAGTATGATtgctaaaataaacaacaataaattaaattaaaaggtatAGCT from Ictidomys tridecemlineatus isolate mIctTri1 chromosome 5, mIctTri1.hap1, whole genome shotgun sequence includes:
- the Cox16 gene encoding cytochrome c oxidase assembly protein COX16 homolog, mitochondrial → MVAPAVLRALRKNKTLSYGVPMLLLVVGGSFGLREFSQIRYDAVKIKIDPELEKKLKMNKVSLESEYEKIKDSTFEDWKNIRGPRPWEDPDLLQGQNSETLKTKTT